Genomic window (Sphingosinicella microcystinivorans):
ACGCCAGCGCGGCGCCGCAGCTCGAGGAGGCGCGCATGCGCCTGCTCCAGAACACCGGCGATGTCGGCGCGTGGCTGATGTTCGCCGACATTCTCAGCCATCAGGGCAAGACCCAGTCGGCGGTCGACGGCCTCAGCCTCGCCGCGAAGGCGATGCCGGACGTGCCCGACCTGTGGGTGGGGCTCGGCAACGCGCTGACGCGCCATGCCGACGGGTTCATCACCCCCGCGGCGCGACTCGCCTTCGGGCGCGCCTCGGCGATCGACCCGAACCATCCGGGCCCGCCCTATTTCCTCGGCCTCGCATGGTTGCAGGCGGGCGAACCCGACGAGGCGCTGAAGGTCTGGCAGGACCTCTACGCGCGCAGCCCTGAGGACGCGCCCTACCGCCCCGAGCTCGAACGGCTGATGCGCGGCGCGCGCGCGATGATCGCGGCGGGCATCGACGGCGGCCGCTTCCCGGGCGCGGACGACAGCACGCCCGCGCTCGAGCAGCGTTGAGCCGAAAGGTCCTGCGGGCGTGTGCCCGTCAGCGCGGCAACCGCTCTAGCGGATGCCGGCCATGACCTCCTTCAGCCTCAGCTTTTCCTTTTTCCATTGTGCGATGAGAAGTTCGTCGGGCATCGGTCGATGGGTTTCCTGATTGATCTGGCTTTCAAGGGAAGCGTGTTTTTCCGAAAGCGCAGTCAGGTGTGCGTCGACCATAATCCGATCTCCTCTGTCGAAGTGCATCAGGATGAGCGAGTGGACCATATTTCGAAGCGCTTGTCAGCGGGGAAGCGGTAAGCTGCGCATTTACTACAATCTGTGGTGGGGCGGGCCTGCCTCTCCCCAGAATCTGGGCACCATGCCGCAGGCTCGTCAAAACGACTCGCAGCCGGCGTGCGCGCGCTTATGGTAGCGCCATGACCAGACGACTCGCGAACCGGCGACCGGAGTGCAGACATCGTGGATGAAAGCGACGTGAGGGCCCGCCTCGAGTCGCTGCTCGAGGAACACCGCGATCTCGATGCCGCCATCGAGGCGATCCGCGCCCTGCCGGGCTGCGACCAGCTCCAGCTCGCCCGTATGAAGAAGCGCAAGCTGCGCCTCAAGGACGAGATCGAGATGCTGCGCGATCAGCTGCTGCCCGACATCATCGCATAAAACTCCATGCTGCGCGAAAGCGCGCGCGGGTGTACACTGTGCCGCATCGTTTCCCTGACAGGGGAGGTGGCGCCATGACGAAGAGACTCTGGTTCGCGGCCGTTCTGGCCGCGCTTCCCGCCGCCGGGGCCGACGCGGCCGTGACCATCCTCGGCGACGGCTACGCCCGCAAATGCTACGAGGCGGCGGAATTCAACCGCGGCGGGCGCGCGGCGTTCGCGGACTGCGACCTTGCGCTCAAGTTCGACAAGCTCTCCAGGTCCGAACGCGCGGCGACGCATGTGAACCGCGGCATCCTGTTCATGCAGGGCCGCGACTACGCAAGCGCCATCGCCGACTACGACACGGCGCTCGGCATCGACGGCGATCTCGCCGAGGCCTATGTGAACAAGGGGATCGCGGTGCTGCACCGCGGCGGCAGCGAGACGCTCGCGGTCGACCTGCTCTCGCGGGGCATCGCGCTCGAGCCGAACCGGGTCGAGGTCGCGCTCTACGCGCGCGGCGTCGCGCACGAGAAGCTGGGGCGCGTGCGCGAGGCCTACGACGACTACCGGCAGGCGGCGGCGCTGAAGCCGGACTGGCCGGAACCCGCGCAGGAGCTCACCCGCTTCAAGGTGGTGGAATAGCGCGCGCCGCGAGGGCGACGGCTGTTCGCCGGACGGGTTTCGCGAGAACGGTTCAGGCCGGGAAGCGGCGCTTCTCGGTGATGTCGAGTTGCACGATCCGCGCGTCGTGCACGGTGAGCGTGATCGTGCCGTAGCGAAGGTGTTCGAGCGCCTCGCGGATGGTCTGCAGGGCCTCCTCCGTCGACGTGACGGGCTGCGGCGTGGCTTCGGTCATGGGCTTCTTTCCCCCCGGCTGATGACGCGGTGTCAGGATGCCGCCGCCCGGCGCTCCGGCAGGCGGGCGTCCTGTTCGCGGCCCTTCGCCGCGAAGACGAGGCGGTCGAGCAGGCGCGCGCCGAACGGCCAGTCGCCGATGCCCGAATCGGCGTTGATGTGGCCGCAGTCGCCCGCATCGACGAGGAAGCTGCCCCAGCGGCGGGCGAGGAAGCTCGCCCACGAGAATTCGGCATAAGGGTCGTTGCGGCTGGCGACGACGATCGACGGGAACGGCAGGAACACGTTCGGCAGGCCGCGGAAGCTGTCGAAGCGGCCGGCCTCTCCGCGCTCGCAGTCGGGCGGCGCGACGAGCAGCGCGCCGGCGACGGGCGCGCCGTAGGCCTGCCCGCGCTCGGCCACCCACCACGCCGCCGCGATGCAGCCGAGGCTGTGGGCGACGAGGATGACGGGGGCGGGGGAGGCGGTGATCGCCGCGTCGAGACGGGCGACCCAGCCCGCGCGTTCCGGCCGGTCCCAGCTGCCGAGGTCGGCGCGCACGGTGTCCGGGTGCGCCTGTTCCCACAGCGTCTGCCAGTGCTGCGGGCCTGAATTTCCATAGCCCGGCACGACCAGAACACGGGGCGCGGCCACGAAATCGCTCATCGTCATATCTCCACTTATTGAGTAGAGAATATATTCAATTGAAAAAGTAGACAATCGGCGAAATTCAACGCTTCGTCGCTCGCAGCGAACGGCTCGCCGATGGGATGACGCCGTTTCGCTTCGCCGGAAGGACGTGCGACCGCGCCGCGATTCGCGGCGGGTCCCGGACAGCCGGCTTTCCACCGGCCGCGATCGCGGCTACGGAGATTTTGGGACAGGTTTTCCGGATTTTACAGCGCTATGAAACTCGATTCCAAGGATAAGGCCATTCTTGAAATCCTTCAGCGTGACGCCACGCTCTCGATCCAGGAGATCGGGGATCGGGTGGCGCTGTCGGCGAATCCCTGCTGGCGCAGGATCCGGCACATGGAGGAGGCGGGAATCATCGAGCGCCGCGTCGCGGTCGTGAACCCGGCGGCGCTCGGGCTCGCGATGACCGTGTTCGTCTCGATCCGCATTTCCGCGCACGACAGGGGATGGCTCGACCGGTTCGCCGCGGCGATCCGCACGATCCCCGAGATCGTCGAATGTCACCGGATGAGCGGCGATGTCGACTACCTGCTGAAGATGCTGGTGCGCGACATCCGGCACTACGACCGCGTCTATCAGCGGCTGATCAGCGAGGTGCCGGGGCTGTCCGACGTCAGCTCCACCTTCTCGATGGAGCAGATGAAGGCGACGCCCGTGCCGGTGAACGCGATCCCCGCAGGCGGCCCGTAGGCTTCAGGCCGCCGCGTCGGTTTCGCCGGCGCGCGCGAGGCGGGTCGGCAGATAGGCGCGCAGGTAGGAGATCGTCGCCAGCTTCGCCTCGACGAGCGCATCGTCCGTGACGCGGTCGTGATCGGCGACCGACAGCGAGAAGAACACGTCGGCGATCAGCAGCGCCTTGAAGAACAGCTCGCGGGAATCGGCAAGGCCGGGCAGCACGAACTGCTGGCGCACCACGATCCAGAGCGCCGTGCCGAAACGGAAATCCTCCTTGCAGCCGGCGTGCTTGATCTCGGGCGGCGTGTGCGGCCCGAGCATGAGCTGGCGCGCGGCGCGGTTGCCGTTGAACGCCTTCTGGTGATGCGCGAGCGAAAGCTCGACGAGCGTTTCCCACTCGTCCACCTCCGGCAGCATCAGGTCTTCGGCCGCCTGCGCCGAGGCGAGCGCGCGCGCGAGTTCCTTCCAGAGATCGCCGATCTCCGGGAAGAAATGATAGGCCGACGACGCCGGTATGCCTGCCGCCTCGGCGACCGCGATCATGCCGATCTGGTCGATGTTCTGCGTATCCAGCATCGTGCGCGCCGCTTCGAGAAGCTCGGCGCGCCGGGCCCGGCCGCGGGCCTGCGTCGCCTTCCGCGCGGGCGGCCTGATTTTCACATTGGTGATCATGCGACCCGTTTCCATGGTTTTCGGGCTGTTGACAACCCCCCTGTTTTCATCAATAGTCGAACAAATTCGATTTAAGCACAAATGCGGGGTGGGGATGGGTGTAAAGCGGACGGGACGTGCGTAACATCGTATTTTTCCTGAAAAAATGAAATCGGCGCGCGCATCGGAAATCGGCCTCGATCCGTGCGGCGTTGGACAGATGCAAAATTAACTCGAAGATATACGGGTTAATGTTCGAGTCCCTGAACGGGTCCGCTGCGCGGATCCCGGTCGCGGGCACGCGCATTCCCGCGTCAAGGCCCCTTCAGGAAGAATCATCAGATGCCGCAAACCTACAGTCTGATCATTGACGGCGCGTCTGTTGAGGCGAGCGCGTATTTCGACGTGCTGAACCCTGCGGACGGGACCGTGTTCGCGCGGTGCCCGTCGGCGCGCGCGTCGGATCTGGACGCGGCGGTCGCGGCGGCGCGGCGTGCGTTCCCGGCGTGGGCGGGGACGCCGGACGCCGAGCGCAAGGCGGCGGTGAACGCGATGGCGGACATCATAGAGGCGAACGCCGCCGAGCTTGCCGGGCTGGTGACGCTGGAACAGGGCAAGCCCCTGGGCGGGCTCGGCTCGCAGTGGGAGATCGGCGGCGCGGTGGCGTGGACGCGCCACACCGCGAGCCTCGACCTGCCCGTGGAGACGATCCAGGACGACGCGGGCGGCCGTGTGACGCTGCACAGGAAGCCGATCGGCGTCGTCGGCTCGATCACGCCGTGGAACTTCCCGGTGATGATCGCGATCTGGCACATCATGCCGGCGATCCGCGCGGGCAACACCGTGGTGCTGAAGCCCTCACCCTACACGCCGATCGCGACGCTTCGCCTCGCCGAGCTGCTGCAGGCGGCGCTGCCGCCCGGCGTGCTGAACGCGGTGGCGGGCGAGGACGAGATCGGCCGCGCCATGTCGGTGCATCCGGGCATCGACAAGATCGTGTTCACGGGCTCGACGCGCACGGGGCGGCGCGTGATGGCGAGCGCGGCGGAGACGCTGAAGCGGCTGACGCTGGAGCTCGGCGGCAACGACGCGGCGATCGTGCTGCCCGACGCCGATCTCGATGCCGTCACCGAGAAGCTGTTCTGGGGCGCGTTCATCAACAACGGCCAGACCTGCGCAGCGATCAAGCGGCTCTACGTGCACGATTCGATCTACGACGCCGTGTGCAGGCGGCTCGTCGACTATGCCGCGAACGTGAAGGTGGGCGACGGCCGCGAGGCCGACAGCGCGCTCGGCACGGTGCAGAACCGGATGCAGTTCGACCGCGTGCGCACGCTCGTCGACGCGGCGATCGCGGACGGCGCCCGACCCTGTGCGGCGGCGCGCCGATGGAAGGCGCGGGGCTGTTCTATCCGGTGACGATCCTTGCCGACGCGAAGGACGGCATGGCCATCGTCGACGAGGAGCAGTT
Coding sequences:
- a CDS encoding RBBP9/YdeN family alpha/beta hydrolase, which encodes MSDFVAAPRVLVVPGYGNSGPQHWQTLWEQAHPDTVRADLGSWDRPERAGWVARLDAAITASPAPVILVAHSLGCIAAAWWVAERGQAYGAPVAGALLVAPPDCERGEAGRFDSFRGLPNVFLPFPSIVVASRNDPYAEFSWASFLARRWGSFLVDAGDCGHINADSGIGDWPFGARLLDRLVFAAKGREQDARLPERRAAAS
- a CDS encoding YdcH family protein; its protein translation is MVDAHLTALSEKHASLESQINQETHRPMPDELLIAQWKKEKLRLKEVMAGIR
- a CDS encoding tetratricopeptide repeat protein — translated: MTKRLWFAAVLAALPAAGADAAVTILGDGYARKCYEAAEFNRGGRAAFADCDLALKFDKLSRSERAATHVNRGILFMQGRDYASAIADYDTALGIDGDLAEAYVNKGIAVLHRGGSETLAVDLLSRGIALEPNRVEVALYARGVAHEKLGRVREAYDDYRQAAALKPDWPEPAQELTRFKVVE
- a CDS encoding tetratricopeptide repeat protein, whose translation is MSGWIAVAVLTLLTGAALWRMKMPLLPVGLALAVGLAGYLLTSDPALPSKPAPPRAIDASAAPQLEEARMRLLQNTGDVGAWLMFADILSHQGKTQSAVDGLSLAAKAMPDVPDLWVGLGNALTRHADGFITPAARLAFGRASAIDPNHPGPPYFLGLAWLQAGEPDEALKVWQDLYARSPEDAPYRPELERLMRGARAMIAAGIDGGRFPGADDSTPALEQR
- a CDS encoding Lrp/AsnC family transcriptional regulator; translated protein: MKLDSKDKAILEILQRDATLSIQEIGDRVALSANPCWRRIRHMEEAGIIERRVAVVNPAALGLAMTVFVSIRISAHDRGWLDRFAAAIRTIPEIVECHRMSGDVDYLLKMLVRDIRHYDRVYQRLISEVPGLSDVSSTFSMEQMKATPVPVNAIPAGGP
- a CDS encoding YezD family protein, which produces MTEATPQPVTSTEEALQTIREALEHLRYGTITLTVHDARIVQLDITEKRRFPA
- a CDS encoding TetR/AcrR family transcriptional regulator; amino-acid sequence: MITNVKIRPPARKATQARGRARRAELLEAARTMLDTQNIDQIGMIAVAEAAGIPASSAYHFFPEIGDLWKELARALASAQAAEDLMLPEVDEWETLVELSLAHHQKAFNGNRAARQLMLGPHTPPEIKHAGCKEDFRFGTALWIVVRQQFVLPGLADSRELFFKALLIADVFFSLSVADHDRVTDDALVEAKLATISYLRAYLPTRLARAGETDAAA
- a CDS encoding YdcH family protein encodes the protein MDESDVRARLESLLEEHRDLDAAIEAIRALPGCDQLQLARMKKRKLRLKDEIEMLRDQLLPDIIA